A region from the Candidatus Tenderia electrophaga genome encodes:
- a CDS encoding cation:proton antiporter, giving the protein MIEWLAAVLILAGMVFFIAGTVGLLRLPDVYCRLHALNKADNIGLGLVVLGLLIQADSLRQVLLLVLIWLLVLCASVVGAYLVANRAHLKGMAPWQR; this is encoded by the coding sequence ATGATCGAGTGGCTGGCCGCGGTATTGATCCTGGCAGGCATGGTGTTCTTTATCGCCGGAACGGTGGGCCTGTTGCGTCTGCCGGATGTGTATTGCCGCCTCCATGCGCTGAACAAGGCCGATAATATCGGGCTTGGCTTGGTGGTATTGGGGTTGCTGATTCAGGCCGACAGCCTACGCCAGGTGCTGCTGCTTGTGTTGATCTGGTTGTTGGTGTTGTGCGCCAGTGTGGTCGGCGCCTACCTGGTTGCCAACCGCGCACACTTAAAAGGGATGGCCCCGTGGCAACGCTGA
- a CDS encoding carbonate dehydratase translates to MNTPETASSSPTWHSQDIDSVFSQLDTKHDGLTPAEAQARLKEYGPNRLKPPQQRGALRRLLSQFHNVLIYVLLGAAVMTAFLQHWIDTGVILAVVILNAVIGFIQEGKAEKALDAIRNMLSQQATVRRDGKAVTVPAEDLVPGDVVLLQSGDKVAADLRLSQVKELRVDEAMLTGESVPAHKSVDPVAEQAGIGDRSCMAYSGTLVTSGQARGVVVATSDRTEIGRISTLLGEVQTLTTPLLQQIAVFGKWLSTAIILIAAATFAFGVLFKGYSAAEMFLAAVGLMVAAIPEGLPAIMTITLAIGVQRMARRNAIVRRLPVVESLGSVTVICSDKTGTLTRNEMTARMVTTAGGLFEVSGGGYDPHGEFLLDDKPVDAEQYPVLQELCRAASLCNDAAVECHQGEWQMRGDPTEGALITLALKAGLDLQRENEEWPRTDVIPFESEHRYMATLHHDHAGHGFIYIKGAPERILEMCSCQRMRGEDIPLDHNYWQQQMDAMARRGNRLLAIASGANVDHKRELHFDDVQSGLTLLGVVGLMDPPREEAIEAVRQCQAAGIRIKMITGDHGITATAIAQQMHIGDGEATLTGVELDAMDDAELAQRLEQVDVYARTSPEHKLRLVKALQAMGHVVTMTGDGVNDAPALKRADVGIAMGRKGTEVSKEAAEMVLTDDNFASIASAVEEGRTVYDNLKKAILFILPTNGGEALTLIAAILLGMAMPITPVQILWVNMVTAVTLALALAFEPSEANVMQRPPRDPRTPILSTMLVWRIGFVSTIIVAGTFGLFLWYRSQGAELEYARTVAVNTLVMFEIFYIFNTRYITGSVLNRAGFFGNRYVLWAIGILMVMQLLFTYAAPAQTLFGTTALALASWGLIVPVAASVLFMVEIEKWLLRRHGVHQ, encoded by the coding sequence ATGAATACGCCTGAAACAGCATCTTCCTCACCGACCTGGCACAGCCAGGACATCGACAGCGTATTTTCGCAGTTGGATACGAAGCATGACGGTTTGACACCAGCCGAGGCCCAGGCACGACTCAAAGAGTACGGCCCCAACCGCCTCAAGCCGCCGCAACAACGCGGCGCGCTGCGGCGCCTCCTCAGCCAGTTTCACAATGTCTTGATCTATGTCCTGCTCGGCGCCGCCGTGATGACCGCCTTTTTGCAGCATTGGATCGATACCGGCGTCATTCTGGCGGTGGTGATTCTCAATGCCGTGATCGGATTTATCCAGGAGGGCAAGGCGGAAAAGGCCCTCGATGCGATTCGCAACATGCTGTCGCAACAGGCGACGGTGCGGCGCGATGGCAAGGCCGTTACCGTTCCGGCTGAAGATCTGGTGCCGGGCGACGTGGTGCTGCTGCAATCGGGCGATAAGGTGGCCGCCGACCTGCGCCTGTCCCAGGTGAAGGAGCTGCGCGTCGACGAGGCCATGCTCACCGGCGAATCGGTGCCAGCGCACAAGTCCGTCGACCCGGTAGCGGAACAGGCCGGCATCGGCGATCGCAGCTGCATGGCCTACTCCGGCACCCTGGTCACCTCGGGCCAGGCCCGCGGCGTGGTGGTCGCCACCAGCGATCGCACCGAAATCGGTCGCATCAGCACCCTGCTCGGCGAGGTGCAAACACTCACCACACCGTTGCTGCAACAGATTGCCGTATTCGGCAAGTGGCTGTCGACGGCCATTATCCTCATTGCCGCGGCCACCTTCGCCTTCGGCGTGCTATTCAAGGGTTACAGCGCCGCGGAGATGTTTCTCGCCGCCGTCGGACTGATGGTGGCGGCCATTCCCGAGGGCCTGCCCGCCATCATGACCATCACCCTGGCCATCGGTGTCCAGCGCATGGCCAGGCGCAACGCCATTGTGCGGCGCCTGCCGGTGGTGGAAAGCCTGGGCTCGGTGACGGTGATCTGCTCCGACAAGACCGGCACCCTGACACGCAACGAAATGACCGCGCGCATGGTCACCACCGCCGGCGGCCTGTTTGAGGTCAGCGGCGGCGGTTACGACCCCCACGGCGAGTTTTTGCTCGATGATAAGCCTGTCGATGCGGAACAATATCCCGTGCTGCAGGAGTTGTGCCGCGCCGCCAGCCTGTGCAACGACGCCGCGGTCGAGTGTCACCAAGGCGAATGGCAGATGCGTGGCGATCCCACTGAAGGGGCGCTGATCACCCTGGCCCTCAAGGCCGGTCTCGATTTGCAGCGGGAGAACGAGGAATGGCCGCGTACCGATGTGATTCCGTTCGAATCCGAACATCGCTACATGGCTACCTTGCACCATGACCATGCCGGTCACGGCTTTATCTATATCAAGGGGGCACCGGAACGCATCCTGGAGATGTGCAGCTGCCAACGCATGCGCGGTGAGGATATCCCGCTGGATCACAATTACTGGCAACAACAAATGGATGCCATGGCGCGCCGCGGCAATCGGCTGCTTGCCATTGCCTCGGGCGCCAACGTGGACCATAAGCGCGAGCTGCACTTCGATGATGTCCAGTCCGGCCTGACCCTGCTGGGTGTGGTGGGTCTCATGGATCCGCCGCGCGAAGAGGCCATCGAAGCGGTGCGCCAGTGCCAGGCCGCCGGCATCCGCATCAAGATGATCACCGGCGATCATGGCATCACCGCCACCGCCATCGCTCAGCAGATGCACATCGGCGACGGCGAAGCCACCCTCACCGGCGTGGAACTGGACGCCATGGACGACGCCGAACTGGCACAGCGGCTTGAGCAGGTGGATGTCTATGCCCGCACCAGCCCGGAGCACAAACTGCGCCTGGTAAAGGCGTTGCAGGCGATGGGACATGTGGTCACCATGACCGGCGACGGTGTCAACGACGCCCCGGCCCTGAAGCGCGCCGACGTCGGCATCGCCATGGGCCGTAAAGGTACCGAGGTCTCCAAGGAAGCCGCCGAGATGGTGCTCACCGACGACAACTTCGCCTCCATCGCCAGTGCCGTGGAAGAAGGCCGCACCGTCTATGACAACCTGAAAAAGGCCATCCTGTTCATCCTGCCCACCAATGGCGGCGAGGCCCTGACCCTGATCGCCGCCATCTTATTGGGCATGGCCATGCCCATCACACCGGTGCAAATCCTGTGGGTCAACATGGTCACCGCCGTCACCCTGGCCCTAGCGCTGGCCTTCGAACCGTCCGAGGCCAATGTTATGCAGCGCCCGCCGCGCGACCCGCGCACCCCCATCCTGTCGACCATGCTGGTGTGGCGCATCGGCTTCGTCTCCACCATTATCGTCGCCGGGACCTTCGGCCTGTTCCTGTGGTATCGCAGCCAGGGCGCGGAGCTGGAGTATGCCCGCACCGTGGCGGTCAACACCCTGGTGATGTTCGAAATCTTTTACATCTTCAACACCCGCTATATCACCGGCAGTGTGCTCAACCGGGCAGGGTTCTTCGGCAATCGCTATGTGCTCTGGGCCATCGGCATCCTAATGGTCATGCAACTGTTGTTTACCTATGCCGCCCCGGCCCAGACGCTGTTCGGGACGACGGCGCTGGCGCTGGCCAGCTGGGGGCTGATTGTGCCGGTGGCGGCCAGCGTACTGTTTATGGTGGAAATCGAAAAGTGGCTGTTGCGGCGCCACGGCGTACACCAATAA
- a CDS encoding NADH dehydrogenase, producing the protein MTWHSLLPLLLVLSSLIPGLAIFFLHERARRTRIALNLGGALLKTGLMGVMIAGIYAGQDFEFRIPFMLDYDLVLHGDAMSVIFASLSTVLWLVTTVYAIGYLEESPNRSRFFGFFSLCVSATIGIALAGNMITFVVFYELLTLTTYPLVVHRGTPEALRAGKIYLIYTLVSGTLLLVAVLWLRTLAGPLDFTAAGLLADIDPLHYDALIIIFWMLIASLGVKAALVPLHGWLPLAMVAPAPVSALLHAVAVVKAGAFGIIRVVYDVYGIEFSARLGVLTGLAVLAAITVIYGSLRALFQDDLKKRLAYSTISQVSYIILGVAIFGPLATIGGVTHLVHQGIMKITLFFCAGNLAETLHIHRVSEMAGVGRRMPWTMLAFTIGALGMIGLPPLAGFVSKWFLGVGAADREMAWVLWVLAASSALNAAYFLPILYTAWFKPPQRQWHEEFPRARFETHWMLLWPPVVTALLVLLAGLFAASEYSPLSWSKIITAREYLQ; encoded by the coding sequence ATGACTTGGCACAGTCTTTTGCCGCTGTTGTTGGTGTTGAGTTCGCTGATACCGGGCCTGGCCATTTTCTTTCTGCACGAGCGGGCGCGGCGCACCCGTATCGCGCTCAACTTGGGCGGCGCGCTGCTCAAAACCGGCCTCATGGGGGTGATGATTGCCGGTATTTATGCAGGCCAGGATTTTGAATTCCGCATACCCTTTATGCTGGATTACGACCTGGTCTTGCACGGTGACGCCATGTCGGTGATCTTCGCCTCGCTGTCCACGGTGCTGTGGTTGGTGACCACCGTCTATGCCATCGGTTATCTGGAAGAATCGCCCAATCGCAGTCGCTTTTTTGGATTCTTCAGCCTGTGCGTCAGCGCCACCATCGGTATCGCCCTGGCGGGTAACATGATCACCTTCGTCGTGTTCTATGAATTGCTGACCCTGACCACCTACCCGCTGGTGGTGCATCGCGGCACGCCCGAGGCGCTGCGCGCCGGCAAGATCTATCTTATCTATACTTTGGTGAGCGGCACGCTGTTGCTGGTAGCGGTGCTGTGGCTGCGCACCCTGGCGGGGCCGTTGGATTTTACCGCCGCCGGCCTGTTGGCTGACATCGATCCACTTCATTATGACGCCTTGATTATCATCTTCTGGATGTTGATCGCCAGCCTCGGCGTCAAGGCGGCACTGGTGCCTTTGCACGGTTGGCTGCCCCTGGCCATGGTGGCGCCGGCGCCGGTCAGTGCCTTGTTGCACGCGGTGGCGGTGGTCAAGGCGGGTGCCTTTGGCATCATTCGCGTGGTCTACGATGTCTACGGCATCGAGTTCTCCGCGCGCCTGGGGGTGTTGACGGGCCTGGCGGTACTGGCCGCGATTACCGTGATCTATGGTTCGCTGCGCGCCTTGTTTCAGGATGATTTAAAAAAACGCTTGGCCTATTCCACGATCAGTCAGGTGTCGTACATCATCCTCGGAGTGGCCATCTTCGGGCCCCTGGCCACTATCGGCGGGGTCACCCACCTGGTGCACCAAGGCATTATGAAAATCACCCTGTTCTTCTGCGCCGGTAATCTGGCCGAGACCCTGCATATCCATCGCGTCAGTGAAATGGCCGGGGTGGGGCGGCGCATGCCCTGGACCATGCTGGCTTTCACCATCGGCGCCCTGGGCATGATCGGTCTGCCGCCGCTGGCGGGCTTTGTCAGCAAATGGTTTCTCGGCGTTGGCGCGGCGGATCGGGAGATGGCTTGGGTGCTGTGGGTATTGGCCGCCAGCAGCGCCCTCAATGCCGCTTATTTTCTGCCCATACTATATACCGCCTGGTTCAAACCCCCTCAGCGGCAGTGGCATGAAGAGTTTCCGCGCGCCCGTTTCGAGACCCATTGGATGTTGCTGTGGCCGCCCGTTGTCACCGCCCTATTGGTATTGCTGGCGGGTCTGTTCGCCGCGAGTGAGTACAGCCCGTTGAGTTGGTCCAAGATCATCACCGCCCGGGAGTATCTGCAATGA
- a CDS encoding acetate kinase, with translation MILVINSGSSSIKFELFESETLDVIAAGVVERIGEGQARLHYRHRAGDGFDEQSDDDMDIPDHDAGLREIVRRLSTYTGASGEKLRGIGHRVVHGGERYKAAVLIDDEVIETIRALIPLAPLHNPANLRGMEVARQCFGHVPQAALFDTSFHHTLPEHAYRYALPAQCYEQHQVRRYGFHGISHHYVAKQAAALLDMPLQRLNLITLHLGNGASAAAIKQGRCIDTSMGMTPLEGLMMGSRCGDLDPAVPLYLAKAMNKSDDEIDQLLNEQSGLLGVCGVNDMREVQRRIGKGDADAQRALEMYCYRIRKYIGAYYAVLGRLDALVFTAGIGEHDAEVRWRSCAGLEALGIAVDPRRNDAGSGALTEIQRADAAVKVLVVPTDEEREIARQTLTLINESA, from the coding sequence ATGATACTGGTTATCAACTCAGGCAGTTCCTCCATCAAGTTCGAGCTTTTCGAATCCGAGACATTGGACGTAATCGCCGCCGGTGTGGTGGAGCGCATCGGCGAAGGGCAGGCCCGGCTGCATTATCGCCATCGGGCCGGCGACGGCTTCGACGAGCAAAGCGACGATGATATGGACATCCCGGACCACGATGCGGGTCTGCGTGAAATCGTGCGGCGTTTGTCCACTTACACCGGCGCTTCGGGGGAAAAACTGCGGGGCATCGGTCACCGCGTAGTGCATGGCGGCGAACGCTATAAGGCTGCGGTGTTGATCGACGACGAGGTGATCGAGACCATCCGCGCGCTGATTCCCCTGGCGCCGCTGCACAACCCGGCCAATCTCAGAGGCATGGAGGTGGCGCGGCAGTGCTTCGGCCATGTGCCGCAAGCAGCGCTGTTCGATACTTCGTTCCACCATACCCTGCCGGAACATGCCTACCGCTATGCCCTGCCGGCGCAGTGCTATGAACAGCACCAGGTGCGGCGCTACGGCTTTCATGGGATTTCGCACCATTATGTGGCGAAGCAGGCGGCGGCCTTGTTGGATATGCCTCTGCAACGCTTGAATCTGATCACCCTGCATCTGGGCAACGGCGCCAGTGCCGCGGCGATTAAGCAGGGCCGCTGTATCGATACCTCCATGGGCATGACGCCGCTGGAGGGCCTGATGATGGGCAGTCGCTGTGGCGATCTGGACCCGGCCGTGCCCCTGTATCTGGCCAAGGCCATGAATAAAAGCGATGATGAGATCGACCAGCTCTTGAACGAGCAAAGCGGTCTGCTGGGTGTCTGCGGCGTGAACGACATGCGCGAGGTGCAGCGGCGCATCGGCAAGGGCGATGCCGACGCGCAGCGGGCCTTGGAGATGTATTGCTATCGCATTCGCAAGTATATCGGCGCCTATTACGCCGTGCTGGGAAGGCTGGACGCACTGGTATTCACGGCCGGCATCGGTGAGCACGATGCCGAAGTGCGCTGGCGCAGCTGCGCGGGCCTGGAAGCGCTGGGCATCGCCGTGGACCCGCGCCGCAATGACGCCGGCAGTGGCGCGCTGACCGAGATCCAGCGTGCGGACGCTGCGGTCAAGGTGCTGGTCGTGCCCACTGACGAGGAACGCGAGATCGCCCGGCAGACCTTGACACTTATCAATGAATCCGCCTGA